In Leisingera sp. NJS204, the DNA window GTCCGCCCCCAGTGTCGCCGCTGCCAGGGTTTGATCGTTCACCGGCTCTCTCCCCGCTCGTGAAAAAATGCTCTCGTTTTTCACGATGCCTTGGGATCGTGAAATTTCCAAGCCTTTTTTCATGCACTGGCCGCGAACCAGGAAAAAACCCAGCGCCTTCAGGCACCGGGCTGCTTCTTTCTGGGTGAAAATACCCTGGGGTGAGGCCGCAAGGCCGAGGGGCTAAGCCCCTGCAAGCGCGAATCAGTTGCGGCTGAAGACCTGCCGCAGGATTACTGCCAGCTGCTCAGCATCTTCCTGAGTAAAGGCGTCCGGCTGGTCGCTGTCGATATCGAAAACCCCGATCAGCGCGCCTGCGGCATTCCAAACCGGCAATACCAGTTCCGACCGGGTGGAAGAAGCGCAGGCAATATGGCCGGGAAAGGTCTCCACATCCGCCACCAGCTGCACCTCTCCGGTGCGTGCCGCCGCGCCGCAAACGCCGCGGGAGAACGGGATCTGCAAACAGCCGTGCCCGCCCTGATACGGGCCGATCTTCAGCAATTCCGGTGCAACGGCGCGGTAAAAGCCGGTCCAGTCGAACCGGTCGTCGGCGTGATACACTTCGCAGGCGACAGTGGCCATCAGCGCAACCTCATCCGTTTCGCCAGCAGTCAGCGACGCGATGGTCTTGGCAAGGGTTCCGAAATCAGCCTGCATGCCCGCCTCTCCTTCAACGCATTGAGGGGGCTGTCTGCCCCCTCTTGACCTGACGGTCAATTCACCCCCGAGAGTATTTTTTCAAAAGATGAATGTCACACCCGCTCAATTGCAATAGCCGTGCCTTCGCCGCCGCCAATGCAGATTGCCGCCACGCCGCGCTTAAGGCCGCGTTTTTCCAGCGCGTTCAAAAGCGTGACCATGATCCGGGCACCGGACGCCCCGATCGGGTGGCCCAGCGCACAGGCGCCGCCGTTCACGTTCATCTTATCGCGGCTGATGCCCATTTCATGCATAAAGGCCATCGGCACCACAGCAAAGGCTTCGTTCACTTCCCACAGGTCAACGTCTTCAACCTGCCAGCCAATGTTTTTCAGCAGCTTTTGCGCAGCGGGAACCGGCGCGGTTGTGAACAAGCCCGGGGCCTGCGCATGGCTAGTGTGGCCCAGGATCCGGGCGCGGACCTTCAATCCCTGTGCCTCGGCAGCCTCGGCTGAGGCAAGAACCAGTGCTGCCGCGCCGTCAGAAATGGAGGAGGCATTCGCCGCCGTTACAGTGCCGCCCTTGCGGAAAGCAGGTTTCAGCGTCGGGATTTTTTCCGGGCGGGCCGATTTCGGTTGTTCATCCGCATCGGTCACCACCTCGCCTTTGCGGGATTTTACGGAAACAGCCGCGATTTCCCCGTTGAATGCGCCGCTTTCCTGGGCTTCCAGCGCGTTGGCCAGCGACTTCAGTGCGTATTCATCCTGAGCTTCGCGGGTGAACTGAAATTTCTCAGCGCAATCCTCGGCAAAACTGCCCATCAGACGGCCCTTGTCATAGGCATCTTCCAGCCCGTCCAGGAACATATGGTCAATCACCTGGCCATGGCCGATGCGGGCGCCGCCGCGCATTTTGGGCAGCACATACGGCGCGTTGGTCATGCTCTCCATGCCGCCGGCGATCATCGTATCCGCGTGGCCCAGCGCGATCTGATCAAAGGCGATCATCGCCGCCTTCATGCCAGAGCCGCACATTTTGTTAAGAGTCGTGGCCGGCACCTCATCGCCCAGGCCCGCGGCGAATCCGGCCTGACGCGCCGGCGCCTGACCCTGGCCCGCAGGCAGAACGCAGCCCATCAGCACCTCATCGACAGTGGCAGCACCGGCGCCTTCGAGGGCCGCCCGGATGGCCGCACCGCCCAGTTCCGAAGCCGTCACCCCGTCATACATGCCCTGAAACCCGCCCATCGGCGTCCGGGCCGCTCCGGCGATAACAACATCTTTCATGCAATTTTCCTCCAATCGTCAAAATAATACCTACAGAATAGTAAGCTTTGCGGTCTAGAGTGCTGACAAATGACGTTACATCCCGGGGGATCAAAATGAGCCTGACGACCACCATGACGGACGATGCACAGATCGTTAAAGTCAATGCCGAACGCATTGATGCCGCCATGGCCATCCAGTTCAAGGAGGACATGCGCACGGAAACAGAATCCGGTGCGGACCGTGTCATCCTGGACCTTTCCGAAGTGCAGTTTATTGATTCCAGCGGGCTTGGCGCGATCGTCGCCGCGATGAAGCAGCTTGGCGGCACCCGGAAACTGGATCTCGCCGGGCTGACCCCCATGGTCGAAAAAGTGTTCCGGCTGACCCGCATGGATACGATCTTTGACCTTTATGGTTCCCTTGGCGACGCAATCGCTCCGGCTGGCGCAAACTCCTGAAGACCAATGCGCTGTCAGTGCAAAGCGAGAAATCGATGGTAAAAACTTTTGCCTGCTCGTTCACGGCTACGAATCTGAATGCCCGCTCCGGCATCTCATCGGTTGTAGACCAGCTTCGGTCCCTAGGGATCCCGGATGCCCGTGTGGATGAGGTTCAAATCGCTCTGACCGAGGCTGTGAACAACGTAGTCGAGCACGCTTATGAAAGTGCTCATCCAGGAGACGTGCGGATCCGGGCTGAGCTTTATCCTGAACGTTTGTGGATCAGCATCCAGGACGCCGGTGTTCCCTTTGCTAAGGGAGAATTGCCGGAGGGCAAGCCTGCTGATATCAGCGTTCCGGTTGAAAGCATGCCCGAAGGCGGGTTCGGCTGGTTTCTGATCCGCGAATTGGCAAGCCAAGTCCAGTATGAGCGTTCGGAGGGAAACAACAATCTATCGCTCTGCTTCGAAATCAAAGTGACCAGCCCCTCGGCCAAAGTCTGAACAGCCCTTGGTTTGCAGAGGTACGGTTGCGGGTCCGCTGCATTTTAACGCTTTGTCATAATCGCGCCGCAATCCCGGCCCACCTCAGCCCGATAGATATGCGACTTTTAAACTGTAGCTGAAATGAGCTTCCCCCGGTACCGCGTGTTCTAGCCCCCACCAGTGCGCGGCACCGGGGATACTTGCATTGGCCCGCATTCCTGACCAAGGGTGACGTTCCGTTCTTTCTGAGCCGCTGAAGATTTGAATTGCCTTCCTGCCGTGTGCGCCTAGCCTTTGCAAGGTGACGGCAGGAGCAGGGAAATGCGCGACTTTCATCTTCCGGGGCGATCAGCCGTCTTGGCCCAAAACGGCCTGTGTGCAACCTCGCATCCTCTAGCTGCCAGCGTCGCCGTCGACATCTTGAAACGCGGCGGCAATGCAATGGACGCGGCTTTGGCCGGGGCGGTCTTACTGGGGATTTGCGAGCCGCAAATGACAGGGATCGGCGGGGATTGCTTTGTTCTGTATTCCCGCCCGGGACAGGGCATCCAGGCACTGAACGGATCGGGCCGCGCCCCTGCCGGGGCCAGCGCTGCAGCGCTTCGGGCACAAGGGCTGGAATCCGTTCCGCTGGGCAGCCCCGATGCGGTGACTATCCCTTGCGCGGTTGACGCGTTCTGCCGCCTTGCCGAAAGCGAAGGACGGCTTGGGATTGATGCGCTGCTGCAACCGGCAATCCACTATGCCGAAGAGGGCGTTCCCGTGGCGCCGCGCACGGCGTTCGACTGGATCAACGGCGCAGCGGCATTGCAAGGCGCAGCGCGGCACCATTACCTGAAAGACGGCCAGCCGTTCATCAGCGGCGATGTGTTCCGCACACCCGGGCAGGCCGAAGTGCTGCGCCGTATCGCTAAAAACGGGCGGGATGCCTTTTATTCCGGGGAAGTGGCCGAAGATATGATCGCAGCGCTGACAGCGCTTGGAGGCGTCCACACTCTGGCGGATTTCGCCGCTGCCAGCAGCTTTG includes these proteins:
- a CDS encoding GAF domain-containing protein — translated: MQADFGTLAKTIASLTAGETDEVALMATVACEVYHADDRFDWTGFYRAVAPELLKIGPYQGGHGCLQIPFSRGVCGAAARTGEVQLVADVETFPGHIACASSTRSELVLPVWNAAGALIGVFDIDSDQPDAFTQEDAEQLAVILRQVFSRN
- a CDS encoding thiolase family protein, whose amino-acid sequence is MKDVVIAGAARTPMGGFQGMYDGVTASELGGAAIRAALEGAGAATVDEVLMGCVLPAGQGQAPARQAGFAAGLGDEVPATTLNKMCGSGMKAAMIAFDQIALGHADTMIAGGMESMTNAPYVLPKMRGGARIGHGQVIDHMFLDGLEDAYDKGRLMGSFAEDCAEKFQFTREAQDEYALKSLANALEAQESGAFNGEIAAVSVKSRKGEVVTDADEQPKSARPEKIPTLKPAFRKGGTVTAANASSISDGAAALVLASAEAAEAQGLKVRARILGHTSHAQAPGLFTTAPVPAAQKLLKNIGWQVEDVDLWEVNEAFAVVPMAFMHEMGISRDKMNVNGGACALGHPIGASGARIMVTLLNALEKRGLKRGVAAICIGGGEGTAIAIERV
- a CDS encoding STAS domain-containing protein; this translates as MSLTTTMTDDAQIVKVNAERIDAAMAIQFKEDMRTETESGADRVILDLSEVQFIDSSGLGAIVAAMKQLGGTRKLDLAGLTPMVEKVFRLTRMDTIFDLYGSLGDAIAPAGANS
- a CDS encoding ATP-binding protein is translated as MVKTFACSFTATNLNARSGISSVVDQLRSLGIPDARVDEVQIALTEAVNNVVEHAYESAHPGDVRIRAELYPERLWISIQDAGVPFAKGELPEGKPADISVPVESMPEGGFGWFLIRELASQVQYERSEGNNNLSLCFEIKVTSPSAKV